The Myxococcales bacterium nucleotide sequence CCGCTGTGAATCAACACCGTGATCTGCCCGGGGCGCAGGCCGAAAGCGTCCGCGGCGACGGCGTCGAAAATCTCTTCGACATAGCCGATTTCGGCGAAGTGGTTGCCGCTGCCCAGCGTGCCGAGCTGGTCCTTGCCGCGCTCCAGCGCCTTGTCGCTCACCGTATCAGGGTCGGCGTCGTCGATCGCGCCGCCGTCTTCGAGGTAGGCGAGTTCGTCCGCCTCGCCCCAGCCGGCGCGCACCGCCCAGGCCGCGCCGTCGCGCAGCACCCGCTTCAATTCTTTCGGACCGAGCGCGACATCCCCGCCGCGTCCGACGCCGGCCGGAATCCCGGCATAAAACGCGTCGACCAGGGTCGGCAGCTCGGCTTCGATTTCCCGCCGGTCGAGCGCCGTGACCGCCAGACGCACGCCGCAGTTGATGTCGTAGCCGACGCCGCCCGGCGACACGACGCCCGCGTCGAAATCGAACGCCGCCACGCCGCCGATCGGAAAGCCGTAGCCCCAATGAATGTCGGGCATCGCCAGGCTCGCGCCGACGATTCCCGGCAGGTGGGCCACGTTGCGCACCTGCGCGGCCGCCTCGTCCTTGCCCAGTTCGCGTTCGAGGCGCTCATCGACGTAGATACGCCCCTCGACCCGCATCCCGCCCTGCTTCGGCAGGCGCAAGCGGAATTCGTCCAGGCGGATCCAGTCGCTCATGGCCTACTGCTCGAAAAAAAGCAAGTTGGCGATGCCCGGGAAGGTCTCGGTTTCGGTGACGCCGTTTTTCACGGTGCGGATCGTGGTGTCCATCCGGAGGCGGTACAGCATCGGATCGGCGACCAGCAGGCGGACGATCTTCTGCTCGACGTAGGAACACGGGCCGAGCGGGTCGATGGTTTCGCCGTACCGGCCGTTGCGCGCCTCGACGAAGTACTCGGTGTCGTCGATGCGGCCGTGCAGGTTGAACGCCACCGGGTGGCGGTATTTCTTCGTCGCCTGCCATTGCAGGATTTCCAGGTCGACGGCGTCGGTATGGCGTGGTTGCTGGCCGTCGCGCACGGCCATCAGGCTGCGGACGATCTCCGCGCCGCGCTTTTGCAGTTTGACGATCTGGTGAAAATCGACCGTCCGCACGGGCGTGGAAACGTGCAGGCTGAACCAGTTTTTCGAGAACGAAAAATACGCCTCGTTCGACCAGCAATGATCGGTGTAGCCCGTGCCCGTCACCTGGAAGGTCTGCCCGTCGGACGCGACCGTCCCGCTGACCCGGCCGCGCGGCGCGGTCATCAGCCAGTTCCAGGTGTCGTTGTTCTTGCCCAGCAACAGCCGGCCGGTGCCGTTGCGCCACAAGGGCGCGGTGGGCGTCAGGGTCATCTCGGCCGTCACCTTGCCTTCCTGGATCGAGAGGCGGTAATCGCGCCCGTCCTGCCAGAATCGAGCCTTGCCAGCGTGGACGTCGAAGCGGTCGGTCGCCGCCTGGAAGCGGCTGTTGTCGATCCGCAATTCGTTGGAGTAAATCCGCCCGTTCGGGGCGTAATAAGAGACGTTGATGCCGGGATTGTTGTCGTAGAGGCCGGCGTTGCTGACCAGCACCACGGCGAAGAAGAAGCCGCCGTCGTCGGCCCGGGCGTGAAACGACCAGCTTTCCATGTAGGTTTCGTCGCTCATCGGATGCCAGCGGCCCGCCTCGCTCGGATTCAAGGCCGGCTGGCCGGAAAACTGCGAAACCGCCGCGCCGGCCAGCCCGGCGGCCGCGAGCAACAGCACGATCGTACCGATCACCCTACGCATGATCCTTGTACTCCCGTTCCAGGGCCTGGTTCCGCAACGAATCGAGGTAGTCGCGCGGCGGGCGTTTCAAAACGCCGGCCCGGTTGACGAACGCATGGCGCGTATAGCCCAGGACGCACACCTCGCCGTCCGCCCCGTAAATCCGGTAATCGAACCGGATCGAGGCGTTTTTCACCCATTTGCGGTTCAGCCACAACTCGATGACCAACTCGTCGTCGAACCGCGCCGGGCGTTTGTGCTCCAGGTGCGTCTCGACGATCACGATGCAGTATTCCGCCTCCTCGAACATCGCCCGCGGCGCCAGGGAATATTTGCGAAACCACTCGGTGCGCCCGATATCGAGCAGGCGCAGGTAATTGGCGTAATACACAATGCCCAGGGCATCGGTATCGCCGAAGATGACCCGGTATGGTACACGCAACAAACCCATCGCCGCACTCCTTGATGAATTCGCGAGCGAGCCTATTAACCGCGACCCCCGGCCGCAAATCAAGGGGACATCGGAAAGAAAACAATCCAGGTTTTATTAAAACGGCCAATCGATGCCGAGATCCAACGCTAAAAATGCGTTGCTTTTTCCGCAGTTTTTGCTACACTGTGGCCGCTTTCAATTGATTATTTTCGTGGAGCAAAATGATGAAAATTACGCCGCTGGACATCAAGCAGCAGCAGTTCAAGAAGATCCGCAGCCGTTATTACGACCTGGGCGAGGTCGACTCGTTCCTCAACATGGTCGCGATGGAGATGGAAGCGAACCTGCGCGAAAACGCCGAGATGAAAGAGGAGCTCAAGCGGGTCAAGAGCCGCCTGAACGAACTGGTCGAGAACGAGAAAATCCTCAAGGACGCCATCATTTCCACCCAGAAGGCCGTCGAGGACATCCTTTCCAACGCCCGCAAGGAACGCGAGATCATCGTCGCCCAGGCCCGGCTGGACGCGGAAAAGCTCATCGGCAACGCCCACGACCAGGTACGCAACCTGACCCAGGATGTTCAGGAACTGCGCCGCCAGCGCGTGCGCGTCGAGGCCGAGCTGACCGCCGTGCTGACCAGCCACCTCAAGCTGCTCGAAGCCGCCGCCGAGGAAACCGACCGCCACGAGGAAGAGGCCGACAAGGTGATGATCCTGGGCAAAAAGTGAGTTCCCTGCTCCGCCCGGCACCCGAGGGCGCGTTGCTGCAGGCGCGGGTCACCCCCAAGGCCTCGGCCGACCGCCTGGGCCCCCTGCACGACGACCGCCTGAAAATCGCCGTCACCTCGCCGCCCGACAAAGGCAAGGCCAACGAACACGTGGCGCGCCTGCTCGCCAAAAAGCTGGACTTGCCGAAAAGCGCCGTCGAGGTCGTCGCCGGCGCGACCGACCGCGCGAAAACCCTGCTGATCCGGGGCTTGTCGGTCGAACAGGTCCGCGACAAACTGGGTCTATGAAGTTTTTCCGCCTCGCCCTGTTGCTGCTCCTGTTGCTGCCGGCGCCGCGGGCCCGGTGCGCCGAGCCCCGGTGGGTGCGCTTCGATACCGAGCATTTCGGCATTCAATTTCCCGATCAGGAAGCCTCGGCGGGTGTGTCGTTCGGCAAGACGCTGGAAGCCCTGCGCGGCCGCGTGCTGGCGGTCATTCCGGCCGCCGGCGACGCGCCGAAGGTCAACGTCCTGCTGGCGCCCGATCGCGCGTCCTTCGACCAACTGCAGCCGGACGGCCGGGCGCCCGAGTGGGCGGTCGGCACAGCCAACGTCAAGACCCGGACGATCATCGTTTATTCGCCGCGCGGCGCGCTCGACAAGAGGCTGAGCGACGAATACGAAAAAACCGTTTTGCACGAGTTGAGCCACGTTTACCTGAGCGACGCCGTCCAGGGGCGGCACCTGCCGCGCTGGCTGAACGAGGGCGTGGCGCAACTGGTGGCCGGCCAGTGGACGAGTATGGACGCCGCGCGGCTGACCGTCACGCTGCTCCTGGACCGGCTGATTCCGCTGAAGGATCTGATCAACCATTGGCCGGAAACCGAATCACGGGCCAAGCTGGCCTACGCCGAATCGCTGGCGCTGACGAATTACCTGCAGGAATCGGGGCGGCTGTCGCCGGTGCTTGAAAATATCCGCGCCGGCCAAACGTCATCGGAAGCCCTGAAGAGCGCGACCGGCGCGTCGCTCCAAACCTTCGAAAAACGCTGGCTGCGTTTTCTGCGGCAGAAATACACCTGGCTGTCGATTCTCAACCAGGGCTGTCTCTGGACGTTCATGGCGCTGCTGCTGGTGGTGGGGTGGTTTCTGGTCAAGCTGCGCCGGAAAAAGCAGTACGAACGCCTCGACGACGACCTGACCGGCCCGCCCCTGCCCCCGCTGCGCAAACTGCGCCCCCTCCGCCGCCGCGGCGACGGCGACCCGCCGATCCGGCGGGTGCATTGAACCCGGCTAGAAGAAAAAACCGTAATAGCGCCTATCGTCATTTCTTTACCTAGCGAGTCAGCCGACAGGTGAAATATTTGATCCCTCACCCTTGGTCCTTCTCCCATTTAAGGGCGAGTGGAAAAGATGAATGGGCTCCCTTCATCCCCAGGTGGGAGAAGGGTCGGGAATTAGGGGAAAAAGTCCGGACTTTTGTGGAGCAGGCTCACGTAAAGAAATCACTAATCAATGATATTAACGCCCGGCGGCGGCCGAGGGGCCGCCGCCGGAAGTATCGTTTGGAAAAGTGCGGTTTACTTCGTCATCAGGAAGTCGACCACGTCGGCCACGAGGCCCGAGCCGTAGCCGTGCCATTTGACGCGGATGACGTGATCGGCGTCGAGGATCATATTGAACGGGAACGCCGGCTGCCACCAATAGGCCTGTTGAACATGGTCGGTGGAGTCGTTCAGGTTCGGGATCAGGCCGGTCCAGCCGTGATCCGTAATCCAATCCTGCAACTCGGATTGATCGACCGAACCGCCCGTGTTGTCCTCGTACATCAGGCCCAGAATGACCACGTCGTCGCCGTTGTCGAGGTATTCCTGCATCAGGTCGGCCAGTTCGTTGGCCTCCTGGCCGCAGTACACGCACCACTGCGCGTAGCCGTCGATCACCACGATCTGGTCCGCGTAATCGGCCAGCGAAACCGAATTGCCGTCCTGGTCGATCAGGGTGAAATCGGCCATCGTCGCGCCGATCGCGGTGTCGCTGTCGGCCACCTCGTAGTGGTAGGTCTTTTCGTTGCTTTTGTTGCCGACGCTGTCGATGTAGTAGTACTTCAATTCGTGCGTACCCTCGGCCAGCGCGCCCTCGATGTCGGTGAAGTCGTAGCCGACGAGGTAGTTCAACTGGTCGCTGGTGCACTCGACGTAGCTGGGGATGTCGTCGTATTCGACGATCTCGCCGCCGTCGAGCGCGTAGTACATTTTGCCGCCCGCCAGGTCGCAGGCTTCATCCTTGAAGGTCGGGAACAGGAAGGCTTTTTCCTGCGTGCCGATGGTCTCCGGCAGCGTCGCCTGGGACCACAATTCGTAATCGAGCGCCGAGAGGAACAGTTGCGACCCCAACAGCAGGGGGATCGAGCTGACGGAGTCGTCGTCATCGTCGCCGGTATCGTCGTCGGTCGTGTCGTCATCGGCGGTGTCGTCGTCGCCGCCGGACAGGCAGTCGCTGACGGCCGCGCAATTGGCGGCGTTGAGCACGCATTGGCCGACCGCGGCGGTGGTATCGGTATCGCAGATGCGCTGGCAGTCGTCGGCCGTTTCGGCGCCGATCAAACCGCCCAGGCCGCATTGGCCGACGCGGTTGCAGAACGCATCGCAGGCCGAGGAGCCGCCGTCGTCGTTGTCGTCGTCGTCGCCGGTGCTGCACTGAGTGAGGAAAACCAAGGCCGAGCCCAGCATGAGCAGGAAAATCAACCCCAAAAGCGTTCTTTTCATCGTTGTACTCCTTCGAGTTCTCGAAACGGCGACGATAAAGGTCTTTGCGGCGCAAGTCAATTTCGCTTGACCGGCCCGGAATCGTTGCGCAAACTGCATCCGAATATCAAGAAAGCGCGCGCGCCGCATGGAAAATCCGAACCTCTCCGTCGTCATCGCCGCCTATCAAGCCGGCGCCACGATCGGCCGCACGGTCGATTCGGTCCGGGCCTGCTTGGGCGGCGAGCGGCTGCAGATCATCGTCGCCGACGACGGCAGCGACGACGACACCCGCGACCAGGCAGCGCGCCCGGGGGTCGAAATCCTCGCCCTCCCCCACGTCGGCCGGCCCGCCGCGCTCAACGCCGGCCTTGCCGCCGCCCGGGGCGAGATCGTGCTGTTCACCGATGCCGACTGCGTCGTGCCGTACTCCTGGATCGAGGATCTATTGGACGACCTCAAAGACGTCGACGGCGTCGGCGGCAACCTGCTGCCGAGCCGCCTGACCGCCGTCGAACTGGCGAAGGTGCTGCGCTACGTGCAGGAATTCGAGCGGAACTACGAACTGGCGGGCGAATACCCCGGCATCTGCCTCAACGGCAACAACATGGCCCTGCGCCTCGAAGCGTTGCGGAAGGTGGGCGGCTTCGACGAGACCTTTCTGCACGGCGCCGACGCCGACCTGACCCGGCGGCTCCTGGCGGCCGGCTGCCGGTTGCGGCGCACGGTCCAGGCGCAGGTCACTCACCTCAAGGTGGACGATTTCCGTTCGTTTCTGCGCACGATGTGGCGGCGCGGCAGCACGGTGAAATTCGGGCTGAAGAGCGGCGAGGAGAACTGGGGCACGATGTTGCGGGCCCTGTGTCTCTCGCCCTGGAAATGGTTGCTGATCGATTTCCGGCGCGCGCCGCGCCTGGCCATCCTGGGTCCGGAAGCGACCGGCGGGCGGGCCTGGTTGGCGCCGCTGGTCAATTTCGCGGGCGGCATCGTCAACGCGCTGGGGCGCATCCACTACTATCGGCGGTTTCGGCGGGGCGTTCGATGAGCCTGGTCCGCAAAGCCGCCGGCGCCGCGTTCTGGGTCGCCTTCGCGACCTACGCCGGGCAGTTGATCACCTTCCTGGCCAACATCGCCCTGATGCGCCTAATCGCGCCCGAAGCGTTCGGCGTGCTGTCGCTGGCGACCTTTTTCTGCACCCTGGCCCGTAAGCTGGTTGGGTTCGGCTTCAATCACGCGCTGATCCACAAGCAGGACGACCTGGACACCGCCGCCGGGACGCACTTCGCGCTCAACCTCGCCAGCGCCGCCGTGGTAATGCTGACGGCCTTCGCGGCGTATCCGGCGGTCGCGCACTATTACGACCGGTTGACCGCCCTGGTGCTGATCGGCGTGTCGGTCGGCGCCGCCTTCGAAAGCGCCAGCTTCACGCCGCGGATCATGCTGGAAAAGCAGGTCGAGTTCCGCGGGCTGATGCTGCTCAACCTCGCTATCAACCTGACGGTCAACGGGCTGGCGGTCGGCGCCGCCTGGCTGTGGCCGAACGTGTGGGTGCTGGCGTTTCGCGTGGCCGGCGCCCAGGCGATCGAAGCGATCGGCTATTGGAAACTCAACGCCGGACTGAAGCTGCAACGGCCGACCCGCGACATGGCCCGGTGGTTTCTGCGCTTCGGGTCGCCGCTGTGGCTGGCGGGCCTGGCGACCTTCGCGGTGCTGCAGTTCGACGACTTCCTGGTCGGCACGATGATCGACGAAAAGGCGCTCGGTTTTTACAGTCGCGCTTACGCCCTGGCCGTGCTGCCCACGACGATGGTCGGCCACATCGTGGCGCGCGTCGCCTTTCCCATCTACAGCCAGTTGCAGCGCGACAAGAACAAGCTGTCGGAAGCCTTCACCCTGGTGATGCGGCTGATCGTGCTGTTTTCGGGGCCCGCCGCCCTGGGCCTGGCCTATTGCGCGCCGGAATTCGTGGCGGTGGTCTTCGGCGAAACCTGGCGGCCGATGGCCTCGCTGGTCCGTTACCTGCTGCTGTACGAGGTGCTGCGGCCGATGTTCGACGACGTGGGCGAACTGTTCACGGCGATCGGCGAGCCGCGCAAGATCAGCCGCATCCAGGTGGCCCAGGCGATCGCGGTGGTCGTTCTGACGCCGCCGCTGGTCTATTTTTTCGCGGCCAAGGGCGCGGCGCTGTCGGTCGGGCTGGTGATGCTGCTGGGCGTGATCCTGGCATACCGGGATCTGCGCCCGCATGTTATATTCGACTTCTGGGGCGTCCTGGTCCTACCGTTGGTGTTGTGCCTGGGAGCGGCGGGACTGTCGGCCCTGGTTTTGTCCCTCTGGCAACCGGCCGGCGAGGTGACCCGGCTGATCGCGAAAATCGTGTTGTTCGGCGGGTTCACCGTCTTGTTGCTCGGATTGGCGCAAGGCCGGCGGTTGCGGCGGGAATACGGCGAAATTAAAAATCGTTTAACGAAACGGGAAGCGGTTTGAAAACGTTGGATGTCGGTTGCGGCGGCAATAAAACGCCCGGCGCGTTCGGGGTGGATCTTTATCCCTTTCCCGGCGTGGACCTGACGCACGACCTGGACCGGACACCGTGGCCGCTCGCCGACAACCAGTTCGACCGGATCGTCGCGTCGCACGTCATCGAGCATCTGCAAGATCCCGTCGCGTTCATGAACGAGATCCACCGCGTCGCCAAGCCCGGCGCCGTCGTCGAACTGGTGACACCGCACTTTTCCAACCGTTGCGCCTACGCCGACCCGACGCACCGGCGTGCCCTGAGCGCGCGGGCCTTCGACTTTTTCACCGGCACGCCGCCCCGCCGGCCGGGCCGCCTGGCGGTGCTGGGCAATTATCTGTTCGAACACCGCTACGAGTACCCACGCCTGCCGAGCGTCGCGCCGTTCAGTCCCGTGCGCCTGCATTTGTCGTTCAGCCGGATCTTTCGCCTGACGGGCATCGCCTGGCTCGCCAACCGCTTCCTCGATTTTTACGAATTTTACGGCGCCTGGTTGCTGCCGGCCCGCGACCTTCACCTGACCCTGCGGGTGGAGAAATCCTGACCATGGACCGGCGACGTTTCGGCTCCCAGGTCGTCTACTTTTCCGACACCACCGGCGGCGGCTGGGCGGGCCTTGCGCTGCGCCTGCGTCTGGCCGGCGACAAGGGACCGGTCCGGCTGGCGGCCGACGTCCGCCGCAAGTGGCACCGCCGTTTTCGCCCGCACGAACCGCTGCCGTTCGCGCAGGCGATTCACCTCGAGGTGACCAACGCCTGCAATTTGCGCTGCGTCATGTGCCCGCGGCAGTTCATGGATCGTCCGGTGGGGCGGATGGACCGGGAGCGGTTCGGCGAGATCGCGCGGCAGTTGAAAACGCAACGCGACTGGATCGAATCGGTCGCGCTGATGGGCCTGGGCGAACCCTTTTTGCACCCGGAGTTGCTCGACCTGGGCCGGATCGCCAAGGAAGCCGGCCTGCACCGGCTATACACGAGCACCAACGCGACGCTGCTGAGCGAAAGCCGCGTCGCGGAATTGCTCGCCGCCGACGTGTTCGACCAGCTCATCCTGTCGGTGGACGGCGATCGGGCGACCTACGAGAAAGTCCGCCCCGGTTGCGCCTACGAGGTCGTCGAAGCCGGAGTCGAGCGGCTGCTCGCGGCGAAACGGCAGCGCGGCGCGCGGCGGCCGGCCATCGAACTGCAAATCCTGCTGATGGACCAGACCGAGGCGGAGATCGAAGACTTCTGCGCCCGCTGGGTGCCGCTGCTGGGCTCGCGCGACCGCATCCTCATCAAGGAAGTCGACACCTTCGGCGGCCAGGTCGACGACCGCCGCACCGCCGCGCACCGTCACCTCGAACCGGCGGAGCGTTTTGCCTGCCGCCAACTCTGGAAGGATCTGGCGGTTAGTTGGGACGGGCGCGTCACGGTGTGCTGCAAGGACGTGCTGTACAAGCTGGCGGTCGGCAACGTGAACGAAACGCCGCTGGCCGAACTCTGGCGGTCAGCGCGTTGGGAAACCATCCGCCGCCTGCACCTGGAAAAACGCTGGGACGAACTGGACCCCTGCCGCGATTGCCTGGAGTGGTGGATTTGAACGCGCCGATCCTGCACGTCACCGACGCCTTTCCGCCCGAACGGGGCGGCGTCGAACGCGTCGTCGAGGAACTGGCCGCCGCGCAGGTCCGCGCCGGCCGCCGCGTGCAGGTGCTGACCAAGGCAGTCGCCGGAGCCCCGGCGCGCGAGGTCCGCGCCGACGGCGTGGAGGTTTTTCGCTATCCGTTCGCGGCGCGGCCGACTCCCTGGAAATACCTGACCAGCATCCGCGCCAGTCGCCGGCTGGCGCGGCAAATCGACCGCGAATCGCCGCCGGCCCTGGTGCATTTTCACCTGACGCTCTCGGCCCAGGGGCCGCTCGACCTTTGGCGAGGACGCAAACCGCTGGTCTATAGTTTTTACGGGCCTTGGCACGCGGAATTCGCCGTCGAGGCCGAGGAAATCCGGCGCGCCGCGGGCGGGCTTTACCGCGCCTATCTGGACGAGCAAATGGCCTGGCAGCGCCGCCGGCAAATCCGCCTGTTGCGCGCGGTCGATCGGGTCGCGGTGCTCAGCGAATTCAGTCGCGGCTGGGTCGGCCAACTGGCCCCCGAACGCGCGGCGGACGCGGTGCGGATTCCGGGCGGCATCGACCCGGATCGTTTCACCCCCGATGCGGTGCCGGCGATCGATTGGCGCTCCGGCGCGGATTTCGTGGTGTTGACGGTTCGCCGCCTGGCACGCCGCATGGGGCTGGATCTTTTGCTGGCGGCGGTCGCCGAATTGAAAACCCGCGGCCTGGCGGTTCGCTGCCTGATCGCCGGCGGCGGGCCCTTGCGCCGCGAGTTGGAGGAGCAGGCCGAACAACTGGGCATCACCGCGCAGGTTTGCTTTTTGGGCTTCGTGCCGGACGAACAATTGCAGGGCCTGTACCGCGCGGCCGACCTGTTCGTCGTGCCGTCCCGCGCCGAGGAAAATTTCGGCCTCATCGTTTTGGAGGCCGCCGCTTGCGGCGTTCCGGTGGCGGCGACGCCGGTCGGTTCGCTGCCCGAAATGCTGGCGGCGGTCGCGTCGCCCTACCAGGCGCGCGAAACGACGGCCACGGCGCTGGCCGAGGTGATCGAACGCGCGGCGCGGGAACGCGAACCGCAGGCGCGCACCTGCCGCGAAATCGTTTCGCCGCGACTTCGCCGCGAGTATTCCTGGCCGCGGATCGCCGCGGAATTCGACCGGGTTTACGCCGGCCTGGGGGTCGACTGATGCGCGTCGCCGTGCTGGGCCATACCTACATCGTCCGCGCCAATCGCGGCAAATATCGCGCGCTGGAGCGCCGCGGCCATCAGGTGCTGCTGTGTTCGCCGCGCCTCTGGCGGGAGACCGATTTCGGCCTGCGCACGTTCGAGAGCGACGATCGCCTGGACGCCGCCGCCTTTTCCTGTCCGTTCCACGGCCGGGTGCGCCGTTATTGGTATCCGCGCGGCGAACTGCTGGCGGCGCTGCGCGGCTGGCGGCCCGACGCCCTCGTGGCGGAAACCGAGCCCGGCGGCTTGGCGGCGCTGGAAGCCGTGTGGGCGGCGACCCGCCTGGGGCTGCCTTTGCTGCCGTTCTCATGGGAGAATCTGCCGTTGACGGGTTGGTCGCGCCTGGCGGCGCTGCCGGTTTATCGCGCCGCGCGCCGGTTGCTCGTCGGTTCGGGGGGAGCGGCGCTAGTCGCCCGCCGCGCCGGGTATCGCGGTCCGCTCACCGTGATCCCGCAGGTCGGGGTGGATCCGGCGCGGATTCCGCCGCGCCGCGCCGCCGGCCCCGCGTCGCCGCCGACGGTGCTGTTTCTCGGCCGGTTGGATCGTAAAAAAGGCGCCGACCTGCTGCTCGACGCCCTGGCGGCGGCGCCGGCCTGGCGCGGCCTGATCATCGGCGACGGCGCCGAACGCGGCAATCTCGAAGCGCACGCCGCCCGCCTGCGGCTGGGCGATCGGGTGACTTTTCGCGCGGCCGTTTCCCACGAGGAGGTGCCGGCCGTGCTGACCGGCGCCGACGCCCTGGCGCTGCCCAGCCGCACCGTTCCCGGGTGGGCCGAGCAATTCGGCCACGTCCTGGCGTGGGCGATGGCGGCCGGGTTGCCGATCGTCGCCAGCCGTTGCGGCGCGATCCCGGAAGTGGTCGGCGACGCCGGCCTGCTCTGCGCCGAGAACGCGGCGCCGGAGCTGGCGGCGGCGCTCGAG carries:
- a CDS encoding acyl-CoA thioesterase, with product MGLLRVPYRVIFGDTDALGIVYYANYLRLLDIGRTEWFRKYSLAPRAMFEEAEYCIVIVETHLEHKRPARFDDELVIELWLNRKWVKNASIRFDYRIYGADGEVCVLGYTRHAFVNRAGVLKRPPRDYLDSLRNQALEREYKDHA
- a CDS encoding DivIVA domain-containing protein — its product is MKITPLDIKQQQFKKIRSRYYDLGEVDSFLNMVAMEMEANLRENAEMKEELKRVKSRLNELVENEKILKDAIISTQKAVEDILSNARKEREIIVAQARLDAEKLIGNAHDQVRNLTQDVQELRRQRVRVEAELTAVLTSHLKLLEAAAEETDRHEEEADKVMILGKK
- a CDS encoding DUF167 domain-containing protein, translated to MSSLLRPAPEGALLQARVTPKASADRLGPLHDDRLKIAVTSPPDKGKANEHVARLLAKKLDLPKSAVEVVAGATDRAKTLLIRGLSVEQVRDKLGL
- a CDS encoding TlpA family protein disulfide reductase; this translates as MKRTLLGLIFLLMLGSALVFLTQCSTGDDDDNDDGGSSACDAFCNRVGQCGLGGLIGAETADDCQRICDTDTTAAVGQCVLNAANCAAVSDCLSGGDDDTADDDTTDDDTGDDDDDSVSSIPLLLGSQLFLSALDYELWSQATLPETIGTQEKAFLFPTFKDEACDLAGGKMYYALDGGEIVEYDDIPSYVECTSDQLNYLVGYDFTDIEGALAEGTHELKYYYIDSVGNKSNEKTYHYEVADSDTAIGATMADFTLIDQDGNSVSLADYADQIVVIDGYAQWCVYCGQEANELADLMQEYLDNGDDVVILGLMYEDNTGGSVDQSELQDWITDHGWTGLIPNLNDSTDHVQQAYWWQPAFPFNMILDADHVIRVKWHGYGSGLVADVVDFLMTK
- a CDS encoding glycosyltransferase family 2 protein, with the protein product MENPNLSVVIAAYQAGATIGRTVDSVRACLGGERLQIIVADDGSDDDTRDQAARPGVEILALPHVGRPAALNAGLAAARGEIVLFTDADCVVPYSWIEDLLDDLKDVDGVGGNLLPSRLTAVELAKVLRYVQEFERNYELAGEYPGICLNGNNMALRLEALRKVGGFDETFLHGADADLTRRLLAAGCRLRRTVQAQVTHLKVDDFRSFLRTMWRRGSTVKFGLKSGEENWGTMLRALCLSPWKWLLIDFRRAPRLAILGPEATGGRAWLAPLVNFAGGIVNALGRIHYYRRFRRGVR
- a CDS encoding oligosaccharide flippase family protein; protein product: MSLVRKAAGAAFWVAFATYAGQLITFLANIALMRLIAPEAFGVLSLATFFCTLARKLVGFGFNHALIHKQDDLDTAAGTHFALNLASAAVVMLTAFAAYPAVAHYYDRLTALVLIGVSVGAAFESASFTPRIMLEKQVEFRGLMLLNLAINLTVNGLAVGAAWLWPNVWVLAFRVAGAQAIEAIGYWKLNAGLKLQRPTRDMARWFLRFGSPLWLAGLATFAVLQFDDFLVGTMIDEKALGFYSRAYALAVLPTTMVGHIVARVAFPIYSQLQRDKNKLSEAFTLVMRLIVLFSGPAALGLAYCAPEFVAVVFGETWRPMASLVRYLLLYEVLRPMFDDVGELFTAIGEPRKISRIQVAQAIAVVVLTPPLVYFFAAKGAALSVGLVMLLGVILAYRDLRPHVIFDFWGVLVLPLVLCLGAAGLSALVLSLWQPAGEVTRLIAKIVLFGGFTVLLLGLAQGRRLRREYGEIKNRLTKREAV
- a CDS encoding methyltransferase domain-containing protein gives rise to the protein MKTLDVGCGGNKTPGAFGVDLYPFPGVDLTHDLDRTPWPLADNQFDRIVASHVIEHLQDPVAFMNEIHRVAKPGAVVELVTPHFSNRCAYADPTHRRALSARAFDFFTGTPPRRPGRLAVLGNYLFEHRYEYPRLPSVAPFSPVRLHLSFSRIFRLTGIAWLANRFLDFYEFYGAWLLPARDLHLTLRVEKS
- a CDS encoding radical SAM protein; protein product: MDRRRFGSQVVYFSDTTGGGWAGLALRLRLAGDKGPVRLAADVRRKWHRRFRPHEPLPFAQAIHLEVTNACNLRCVMCPRQFMDRPVGRMDRERFGEIARQLKTQRDWIESVALMGLGEPFLHPELLDLGRIAKEAGLHRLYTSTNATLLSESRVAELLAADVFDQLILSVDGDRATYEKVRPGCAYEVVEAGVERLLAAKRQRGARRPAIELQILLMDQTEAEIEDFCARWVPLLGSRDRILIKEVDTFGGQVDDRRTAAHRHLEPAERFACRQLWKDLAVSWDGRVTVCCKDVLYKLAVGNVNETPLAELWRSARWETIRRLHLEKRWDELDPCRDCLEWWI
- a CDS encoding glycosyltransferase family 4 protein; its protein translation is MNAPILHVTDAFPPERGGVERVVEELAAAQVRAGRRVQVLTKAVAGAPAREVRADGVEVFRYPFAARPTPWKYLTSIRASRRLARQIDRESPPALVHFHLTLSAQGPLDLWRGRKPLVYSFYGPWHAEFAVEAEEIRRAAGGLYRAYLDEQMAWQRRRQIRLLRAVDRVAVLSEFSRGWVGQLAPERAADAVRIPGGIDPDRFTPDAVPAIDWRSGADFVVLTVRRLARRMGLDLLLAAVAELKTRGLAVRCLIAGGGPLRRELEEQAEQLGITAQVCFLGFVPDEQLQGLYRAADLFVVPSRAEENFGLIVLEAAACGVPVAATPVGSLPEMLAAVASPYQARETTATALAEVIERAAREREPQARTCREIVSPRLRREYSWPRIAAEFDRVYAGLGVD
- a CDS encoding glycosyltransferase family 4 protein, producing MRVAVLGHTYIVRANRGKYRALERRGHQVLLCSPRLWRETDFGLRTFESDDRLDAAAFSCPFHGRVRRYWYPRGELLAALRGWRPDALVAETEPGGLAALEAVWAATRLGLPLLPFSWENLPLTGWSRLAALPVYRAARRLLVGSGGAALVARRAGYRGPLTVIPQVGVDPARIPPRRAAGPASPPTVLFLGRLDRKKGADLLLDALAAAPAWRGLIIGDGAERGNLEAHAARLRLGDRVTFRAAVSHEEVPAVLTGADALALPSRTVPGWAEQFGHVLAWAMAAGLPIVASRCGAIPEVVGDAGLLCAENAAPELAAALERLTDGATWRQLAENGRRRAAARFTDEAVAARLEQALRLAWERNDADFGL